The Streptomyces sp. HSG2 genome has a segment encoding these proteins:
- a CDS encoding ABC transporter ATP-binding protein has product MRALLPALAGHRAMMARTCAAAVLEQGSLVALVTLAAHIVGTAVIEGRAPSAGPVVALVALVVVRVLTTWREMDLSHDLAYRVLATLRVRIFDGLARGAPARVAGRRSGDLAATAMADVEALEFFYAHTTAQILATVVVFGGSSAVLTGVGPWLTAVVAAVAALLAAAPFAEARARAERGARTRAATARLSADTVEAVDGLRELLAFGRLADRRRSLAERGRQVGAAQRAEAVRESVAAGVRDVLIVLAILGVVVAAAQSVAAGRSHGAWAPAAMALALSVLGLVAESARSFGQAVSLRAAAARVRTAVEAPAMAPPPTVPRPLPPGPLGLRLSGVTFDYGGEPVLNGVDLTVAAGETLALVGVSGAGKSTCAHLMARFWDPSAGAVLLLPADGDPVDVRDVDDAELRRAVALVGQEAPLFHGTLAENLRLGAPEAGDELLAATARLCGVDRVAPMDAPVGERGATLSGGQRARVALARALLVRPRVLVLDESTAHLDNTSDAQVAAALRGEGRATVVIAHRPATIRRADRVAVLEAGRVVEQGTWDELARRPDSALTRVLTTVPSPA; this is encoded by the coding sequence CTGCGGGCCCTGTTGCCCGCCCTCGCCGGTCACCGCGCCATGATGGCGCGCACCTGTGCCGCGGCCGTCCTCGAACAGGGCTCCCTCGTCGCCCTGGTGACGCTCGCCGCGCACATCGTGGGAACGGCCGTCATCGAGGGGCGCGCCCCCTCGGCCGGCCCGGTGGTGGCGCTCGTCGCCCTCGTGGTCGTCCGTGTCCTGACGACCTGGCGCGAGATGGACCTCTCCCACGACCTGGCCTACCGGGTCCTTGCCACCCTGCGAGTGCGGATCTTCGACGGGCTGGCCCGAGGGGCGCCGGCCCGGGTCGCCGGGCGCCGCAGCGGCGACCTGGCGGCCACCGCCATGGCCGACGTCGAGGCCCTGGAGTTCTTCTACGCCCACACCACCGCACAAATCCTGGCCACCGTCGTGGTGTTCGGCGGGTCCTCGGCGGTGCTGACGGGGGTGGGGCCCTGGCTGACGGCGGTGGTGGCGGCCGTCGCCGCGCTGCTCGCCGCGGCCCCCTTCGCCGAAGCGCGGGCCCGGGCGGAGCGCGGTGCCCGCACGCGGGCGGCCACCGCGCGGTTGTCGGCCGACACCGTCGAGGCCGTCGACGGACTGCGCGAGTTGCTCGCCTTCGGCCGACTGGCCGACCGGCGCCGGTCGCTCGCCGAGCGGGGCCGACAGGTGGGAGCGGCGCAGCGGGCTGAGGCGGTCCGGGAGTCGGTCGCCGCCGGGGTCCGGGACGTCCTCATCGTGCTCGCGATCCTCGGCGTGGTCGTGGCGGCGGCCCAGTCCGTCGCCGCCGGACGTTCGCACGGCGCCTGGGCGCCGGCGGCGATGGCTCTGGCCCTGTCCGTCCTCGGCCTCGTCGCGGAGTCGGCCCGGTCCTTCGGCCAGGCCGTCTCCCTGCGTGCCGCCGCCGCCCGCGTTCGGACCGCCGTCGAGGCTCCCGCGATGGCCCCGCCGCCCACCGTGCCCCGGCCGCTGCCTCCCGGCCCGCTCGGTCTGCGGCTGAGCGGGGTGACGTTCGACTACGGCGGCGAACCCGTGCTGAACGGCGTCGATCTGACCGTCGCCGCGGGCGAGACCCTCGCCCTGGTCGGCGTCTCGGGGGCGGGCAAGTCGACCTGCGCCCACCTGATGGCCCGCTTCTGGGACCCGTCCGCCGGCGCCGTCCTGCTCCTGCCCGCCGACGGCGATCCCGTGGACGTGCGCGACGTGGACGACGCCGAGCTGCGTCGGGCCGTGGCGCTGGTGGGACAGGAAGCCCCGCTCTTCCACGGCACGCTCGCCGAGAACCTGCGGCTCGGCGCGCCGGAGGCGGGCGACGAGCTGCTCGCGGCGACGGCGAGGCTGTGCGGTGTGGACCGGGTCGCGCCGATGGACGCCCCGGTCGGCGAGCGCGGTGCCACGCTGTCCGGAGGACAACGGGCCCGCGTGGCCCTCGCCCGCGCCCTGTTGGTCCGGCCGAGGGTCCTCGTGCTCGACGAGTCCACCGCCCATCTGGACAACACCTCAGACGCCCAGGTGGCCGCCGCGCTTCGTGGGGAGGGCCGCGCCACCGTGGTGATCGCCCATCGACCGGCCACCATCCGCCGGGCCGACCGCGTCGCCGTGCTGGAGGCCGGTCGGGTCGTGGAGCAGGGGACCTGGGACGAACTCGCCAGGCGGCCCGACAGCGCTTTGACGCGGGTGTTGACCACGGTTCCCTCACCGGCCTGA
- a CDS encoding dihydrofolate reductase family protein: protein MRLVITEFISLDGVVQAPGGAEEDTDGGFAHGGWTHPFFDADVVGGAFDDAVEPAEALLLGRRTWQTMSQAWPERAGDPFADRINAMPKYVVSDSLTGEELPWNTTRVPGSEALALVRGLREAGGEGTLLVMGSPTLARTLLGEGLVDEVRLMRMPVILGGGKSLFPVDGGMRAFELVSTESAPTGAQVCVYRAARAES, encoded by the coding sequence ATGCGCCTCGTGATCACCGAATTCATCAGCCTGGACGGCGTCGTGCAGGCCCCGGGAGGCGCCGAGGAGGACACCGACGGCGGTTTCGCGCACGGCGGTTGGACACACCCGTTCTTCGACGCCGACGTCGTCGGCGGCGCCTTCGACGACGCGGTCGAGCCGGCCGAGGCGCTTCTCCTCGGCCGCCGGACCTGGCAGACCATGTCCCAGGCCTGGCCCGAGCGCGCCGGCGACCCCTTCGCCGACCGGATCAACGCGATGCCCAAGTACGTGGTCTCGGATTCGCTCACCGGCGAGGAACTCCCCTGGAACACCACCCGGGTTCCCGGGTCGGAAGCGCTCGCCCTGGTCCGAGGGCTGCGGGAGGCCGGCGGCGAGGGCACCCTGCTCGTCATGGGCAGCCCGACCCTGGCCCGCACCCTGCTCGGCGAGGGCCTCGTCGACGAGGTGCGGCTGATGCGGATGCCGGTGATCCTGGGCGGCGGCAAGTCCCTCTTCCCGGTGGACGGGGGCATGCGCGCCTTCGAGCTGGTGTCCACCGAGTCGGCGCCCACCGGAGCCCAGGTGTGCGTCTACCGGGCCGCCCGCGCCGAGAGCTGA
- a CDS encoding ribokinase: MYAYDLLVVGSANADLVVGVERRPAAGETVLGSDLVVHPGGKGANQAVAAARLGARTALLARVGDDDHGGMLLDSLRSAGVDTEGVLVGGAPTGVALITVDPSGDNSIVVSPGANARLTPGDVREASRLLGTSRVVSAQSEIPPETVLEVVRKLPPGGRFVLNPSPPHPLPREVSAACDPLIVNEHEARVLLGDARAGEGPEAWARGLLGTGARSVVVTLGAEGALVATPDGVTRIPPVRVAAVDTTGAGDAFTAALAWRLSAGARLEEAAAYAARVGAWAVTRAGAQASYPSAREIEAG; encoded by the coding sequence ATGTACGCGTACGACCTGTTGGTCGTGGGGTCGGCCAACGCCGATCTGGTGGTTGGCGTCGAGCGGCGACCGGCCGCCGGGGAGACGGTCCTCGGCTCCGATCTGGTCGTCCACCCGGGCGGCAAGGGGGCCAACCAGGCGGTGGCCGCCGCCCGTCTCGGGGCCCGGACGGCCCTGCTGGCACGGGTCGGCGACGACGACCACGGCGGGATGCTGCTGGACTCCCTGCGGTCCGCGGGGGTCGACACGGAGGGGGTCCTGGTCGGCGGGGCCCCGACCGGCGTGGCCCTGATCACCGTCGACCCGTCCGGGGACAACAGCATCGTGGTGTCCCCCGGCGCCAACGCGCGGCTCACCCCGGGTGACGTGCGGGAGGCGTCCCGGCTCCTGGGCACCTCGCGGGTGGTCTCGGCGCAGTCGGAGATCCCGCCGGAGACGGTCCTGGAGGTGGTGCGGAAGCTGCCACCCGGGGGCAGGTTCGTCCTCAACCCGTCTCCTCCCCACCCGCTGCCCCGCGAGGTGTCGGCCGCCTGCGACCCGCTCATCGTCAACGAACACGAGGCGAGGGTCCTCCTGGGCGACGCCCGGGCGGGGGAGGGCCCCGAAGCGTGGGCCCGGGGGCTGCTCGGGACCGGCGCCCGCTCGGTGGTGGTGACTCTGGGCGCCGAGGGCGCGCTGGTCGCGACGCCCGACGGCGTGACACGGATCCCTCCGGTGAGGGTGGCCGCCGTGGACACCACCGGCGCCGGCGACGCCTTCACCGCGGCCCTGGCCTGGCGCCTGAGCGCGGGGGCCCGCCTGGAGGAGGCCGCCGCGTACGCGGCGCGTGTCGGGGCGTGGGCGGTGACCCGGGCGGGAGCGCAGGCGTCGTACCCGAGCGCCCGGGAGATCGAGGCGGGTTGA
- a CDS encoding substrate-binding domain-containing protein: MAADTLTSKPGGGGGATGGLRRLLLDNGALTALIVLVVAMSALSGDFLTADNLLNVGVQAAVTAILAFGVTFVIVSAGIDLSVGSVAALSATVLAWSATEAGIPVPVAVVLAVATGIGCGLVNGFLISYGKLPPFIATLAMLSVARGLSLVVSQGSPIGMPDSVSHLGDTLGGWLPVPVLVMVVMGLLTAFVLGRTYIGRSLYAIGGNEEAARLSGLRVRRQKLAVYAFSGLFAAVAGVVLAARLSSAQPQAAQGYELDAIAAVVIGGASLAGGTGRASGTLVGALILAVLRNGLNLLSVSAFWQQVVIGVVIALAVLLDTVRRKAGAGGSASGAAGASGGGGRRMVTYVLAGVVAVAVVGATSLLHGGSSEAKPRRVGLSLSTLNNPFFVQIRAGAEERARELGVELTVTDAQNDASRQADQLQNFTAGGLSAVVVNPVDSDAAGPSVQAAVRAEIPVIAVDRGVNGAEPTALVASDNVAGGAEGARVLAERLGGTGKIVVLQGQPGTSASRERGAGFTEGLEEYPGIEVVASQPADFDRAKGLDVMTNLLQAHPDVDGVFAENDEMALGAVKALGSKAGSSVQVVGFDGTPDGLEAVEEGTLYASVAQQPKELGRMAVENALRAAEGRQTEETVMVPVKVVTRDNVAGFDG; this comes from the coding sequence GTGGCCGCTGACACCCTCACGAGCAAGCCGGGCGGAGGCGGCGGCGCCACCGGCGGTCTGCGTCGCCTGCTGCTCGACAACGGCGCGTTGACCGCGCTGATCGTCCTCGTCGTCGCCATGTCGGCGCTGTCCGGGGACTTCCTGACCGCCGACAACCTGCTGAACGTCGGTGTGCAGGCGGCCGTGACGGCCATCCTCGCCTTCGGCGTCACCTTCGTGATCGTCTCGGCGGGGATCGATCTGTCCGTCGGCTCGGTGGCGGCCCTGTCGGCCACCGTCCTGGCGTGGAGCGCCACGGAGGCGGGCATACCGGTGCCGGTCGCCGTGGTGTTGGCGGTGGCGACCGGCATCGGCTGTGGTCTGGTCAACGGCTTCCTCATCTCCTACGGGAAGCTTCCGCCCTTCATCGCCACGCTGGCCATGCTGTCGGTGGCCCGAGGGTTGTCCCTGGTCGTGTCGCAGGGATCGCCCATCGGGATGCCGGACTCGGTGTCCCACCTGGGTGACACGCTCGGCGGGTGGCTGCCGGTGCCGGTGCTGGTGATGGTGGTGATGGGGCTCCTGACGGCGTTCGTGCTGGGACGCACCTACATCGGCCGGTCCCTGTACGCGATCGGCGGCAACGAGGAGGCCGCGCGGTTGTCGGGCCTCCGGGTGCGGCGGCAGAAGCTCGCGGTCTACGCCTTCTCCGGGCTCTTCGCGGCGGTCGCGGGCGTGGTGCTCGCGGCCCGCCTGTCCTCGGCGCAGCCGCAGGCGGCGCAGGGGTACGAACTGGACGCCATCGCGGCGGTGGTCATCGGTGGCGCGTCGCTCGCCGGGGGCACCGGCAGGGCGTCGGGGACCCTGGTCGGCGCGTTGATCCTGGCGGTGCTCCGCAACGGCCTGAACCTGCTGTCGGTGTCCGCGTTCTGGCAGCAGGTCGTCATCGGTGTGGTCATCGCCCTGGCGGTCCTGCTGGACACCGTGCGACGCAAGGCCGGGGCCGGCGGGTCGGCCTCGGGCGCGGCGGGGGCCTCGGGCGGGGGCGGCCGGCGCATGGTCACCTACGTGCTCGCCGGGGTGGTCGCGGTGGCGGTGGTCGGAGCGACCTCGCTGCTGCACGGTGGTTCCTCGGAGGCGAAGCCGCGGCGTGTCGGGTTGTCCTTGTCCACCCTCAACAACCCCTTCTTCGTGCAGATCCGCGCCGGGGCGGAGGAACGCGCGCGCGAACTCGGGGTCGAGTTGACCGTGACGGACGCGCAGAACGACGCCTCCCGGCAGGCCGACCAGTTGCAGAACTTCACTGCGGGGGGCCTGTCCGCCGTGGTCGTCAACCCGGTGGACTCGGACGCCGCCGGGCCGTCCGTCCAGGCCGCCGTGCGGGCCGAGATCCCGGTCATCGCCGTCGACCGGGGGGTCAACGGGGCCGAGCCGACCGCGTTGGTCGCCTCCGACAACGTGGCCGGCGGTGCCGAGGGCGCCCGTGTGCTGGCCGAGAGGCTCGGCGGCACCGGCAAGATCGTCGTCCTTCAGGGGCAGCCGGGCACCTCCGCGAGCAGGGAGCGCGGTGCCGGCTTCACCGAGGGTCTGGAGGAGTACCCGGGGATCGAGGTCGTGGCCTCCCAGCCCGCGGACTTCGATCGGGCCAAGGGGCTGGACGTGATGACCAATCTGCTCCAGGCGCACCCGGACGTCGACGGCGTGTTCGCCGAGAACGACGAGATGGCTCTGGGCGCGGTCAAGGCGCTGGGCTCCAAGGCCGGTTCCTCGGTCCAGGTGGTCGGGTTCGACGGCACCCCGGACGGCCTGGAGGCCGTCGAGGAGGGCACCTTGTACGCGTCGGTGGCGCAACAGCCGAAGGAGCTGGGCAGGATGGCCGTGGAGAACGCGCTGCGGGCCGCGGAGGGTCGTCAGACGGAGGAGACGGTGATGGTGCCGGTGAAGGTGGTCACGCGCGACAACGTGGCCGGGTTCGACGGCTGA